One Carassius auratus strain Wakin chromosome 3, ASM336829v1, whole genome shotgun sequence genomic region harbors:
- the LOC113041892 gene encoding gastrin/cholecystokinin type B receptor-like, which yields MNFTAGLLKKELLLSNALQSLNASFHGAEDFANDVFLHQSGELERLLLLTIKEPTTIALTVMYSLSFVVGFTGNLMAIRMLTCQKTKRMQIISATRSLLINLAVCDLMVVCICMPITLGHTIYTAWVYGDLLCRAVPFIQAVSVSASVLSLTVISINRYYSVHSPLNSLSYFTQKKIYITIVCVWILSSAICAPLLFMIKLDEIHLIDIAVPICRELWPQARLKQVYNVLLFVALYCIPVTFNLIISFLTGRKLWRASQQFADFDPHSQVVHASHLKMRKKIVKVVVTLVLLFAISWLPLYVADILIDHEVHPPHWVLQTRPFTQWLGLTNSSLNPICYCFLGDLYRSARAVRSRYHQRMLSVLRSSSSFKLSSLLSLKKQKSGRRQGAVSQASVETLSDWCSNNSQMVSLQSLSEKIVSSSNPELSNL from the coding sequence ATGAATTTCACTGCTGGCTTGCTGAAAAAAGAGCTTCTGCTCTCAAACGCCTTGCAGTCCTTGAACGCCTCTTTCCACGGTGCCGAGGACTTTGCGAATGATGTTTTCCTCCACCAGAGTGGAGAGCTGGAGAGACTGCTGCTGCTGACAATCAAGGAGCCCACCACTATCGCTCTCACCGTCATGTATTCGTTATCATTTGTGGTGGGTTTCACTGGAAATCTCATGGCCATTCGAATGCTTACCTGCCAGAAGACTAAGAGGATGCAGATCATCAGTGCCACCCGGAGTTTACTCATCAACTTGGCGGTGTGTGATCTGATGGTGGTTTGCATTTGCATGCCCATCACGCTCGGCCACACCATTTACACCGCATGGGTGTACGGAGACCTCCTGTGCCGGGCTGTTCCCTTCATCCAGGCCGTGTCTGTCTCTGCAAGTGTCCTCAGCCTGACCGTCATTAGCATCAACAGATACTACAGCGTTCACAGCCCACTCAATTCCCTCTCGTACTTCACCCAGAAGAAGATCTATATCACCATTGTGTGCGTCTGGATCCTCTCCTCGGCCATTTGCGCACCTCTGCTCTTTATGATCAAGCTGGACGAGATCCACTTAATCGACATCGCCGTGCCGATCTGCAGAGAGCTCTGGCCACAAGCGAGACTTAAGCAGGTCTACAATGTGCTCCTTTTTGTTGCTCTCTACTGCATCCCTGTAACCTTCAACCTAATCATCAGCTTTCTGACCGGCAGGAAGCTCTGGAGGGCTTCTCAACAATTCGCAGACTTTGATCCACACAGCCAAGTCGTGCACGCCTCACATCTGAAGATGCGCAAGAAGATCGTCAAAGTGGTGGTCACCCTGGTTCTCTTATTCGCCATCTCCTGGCTTCCGCTTTACGTTGCAGACATCCTGATTGACCACGAGGTTCATCCACCTCACTGGGTTCTGCAGACTCGGCCTTTCACGCAGTGGCTGGGCCTGACTAACTCCAGCCTCAATCCCATCTGCTATTGTTTCTTAGGTGATTTGTACCGCTCTGCCAGAGCAGTCAGGTCCAGGTATCATCAGAGAATGCTTTCCGTCCTTCGATCCTCCAGCTCTTTTAAACTGTCCAGTTTGCTTTCTCTTAAAAAGCAGAAATCTGGCCGGCGGCAAGGTGCCGTGAGCCAGGCGTCAGTGGAGACTCTTTCTGACTGGTGTTCCAACAACAGCCAAATGGTGTCACTCCAAAGCCTCTCAGAGAAGATAGTGTCTTCAAGCAATCCTGAGTTATCCAACTTGTAG
- the LOC113041900 gene encoding grifin-like produces the protein MTLRFEASCPDGLCPGWSIILKGETPAEASKFEINFLCDRDDKIAFHFNPRFTESDIICNSYMANHWGQEERCSSFPLGKEEPFQIEIYSDSDNFHVYIDETKVMQYKHRVEDLKTVTKVQVVNDVNISSLEIAKKHFY, from the exons ATGACATTACGG TTTGAGGCATCCTGTCCTGATGGTCTATGTCCAGGATGGAGTATCATCCTGAAAGGAGAGACCCCAGCAGAAGCCAGCAA GTTTGAGATCAATTTCCTATGTGACCGCGATGACAAAATAGCCTTTCATTTCAACCCACGCTTCACTGAGTCAGATATAATCTGCAACTCATACATGGCCAACCACTGGGGGCAGGAGGAGAGGTGCAGCAGCTTCCCCCTCGGGAAAGAAGAGCCTTTCCAG ATTGAAATTTACTCGGACAGTGATAACTTCCATGTTTACATTGACGAAACCAAGGTGATGCAGTACAAACACCGTGTGGAAGACCTGAAGACCGTCACGAAAGTGCAAGTGGTGAATGATGTCAATATCTCCTCTTTAGAGATcgccaaaaaacatttttactaa